ATAACCTTTACTGTCCATCCAGCGTGACAGGCCATCGATCATATCCTCGACAATTTTGAAGCCATAAAGCATGGCAGCCGTACACACCTGAACATTTCCGGCGCCAAGGGCAATAAATTCAGCAGCATCCTTCCAGTTACCGATGCCGCCAATGGCTGAAACCGGCAGGTCTGAGGTGTCCGGATTGCGGGAAATCTGCCCCACCATGTTCAGGGCGATCGGCTTCACTGCAGAACCGCAATAACCACCACTGGTGAACTGACCGCCAACGTCAGGGTAACCGGTCATTGTGTCGAGATTAATGCCGGTAATGGAATTAATGGTGTTAATCAGGGAAACAGCATCGGCACCTGCGCTTTGAGCAGCCATGGCAGGAAGCAAGATGTTGGTAATGTTGGGAGTCAGCTTTACGATGACTGGCAAGGATGTGTGCTGTTTACACCAACGAGTCACCATTTCAATGTATTCCGGCACCTGACCAACCGCCGCGCCCATTCCTCTTTCCGGCATGCCATGTGGGCAACCAAAGTTGAGTTCCACACCATCGCAGCCCGTCTGTTCAACCTGTTGAAGAATACGTTTCCAGCTGTCTTCTTCGCAGGGCACCATTAACGAGACAACCAGTGCCCGGTCAGGCCAGTCCTTTTTGGTTTGATAAATTTCTTCCAGGTTAACCGCCAGAGGTCGGTCAGTGATTAATTCAATGTTATTGATTCCCAGCACCTTGCCGCTATTGTCACGATGCACTGAATAACGCGAACAGACATTGACCGGTTCCGGATCTTCCCCAAGGGTTTTCCAGACAACGCCGCCCCAGCCTGCTTCGAATGCTCTGTAAACGTTGTAGGCTTTATCGGTTGGTGGCGCGGAGGCCAGCCAGAAAGGGTTAGGGGAAGAGATACCAACAAAGTTACTGCTTAAATCTGCCATGTTGTTAACCTCTTTCGTCGTTTAAAAAGCGATCTATTGCAAGGGCAGCCTGCTTGCCATGCTCGACAGCCTGAACCGTGAGATTATCTCCCTGCAAGATGCAGTCGCCTCCGGCCCAGACATTATCCAGTGATGTCTTGAAGTTCATGTCTGTGGCAATGCGACCGGCTTCTATAGCGGGTGGTTCAGAGCACTGTGCAAAACAGTCTTCCAGTAAATGCTGGCCTATGGCTTTGTATAATGTGTCAGCGGGTAGGTGGAAATGTTCTTCGGTGTCTTTCAATAAACCATTGTCGTTAATCTGGGTGCGGGTGAAAGTAACTGCCTTTAAGTGGCCCTCAACGGTTTCAATGGATGAAAGCCTTGCCCAGTGGATGATTCGAATGCCGTTGTCCCGGGCAAATGCCTGCTCATGATCGGTTGCTGACATGTCTTCGGCTCCGCGTCGATAAACCAGTGTAACTTCATCAGCCCCCAGACGTTTACTCTGG
Above is a window of Endozoicomonas montiporae CL-33 DNA encoding:
- the preA gene encoding NAD-dependent dihydropyrimidine dehydrogenase subunit PreA, with product MADLSSNFVGISSPNPFWLASAPPTDKAYNVYRAFEAGWGGVVWKTLGEDPEPVNVCSRYSVHRDNSGKVLGINNIELITDRPLAVNLEEIYQTKKDWPDRALVVSLMVPCEEDSWKRILQQVEQTGCDGVELNFGCPHGMPERGMGAAVGQVPEYIEMVTRWCKQHTSLPVIVKLTPNITNILLPAMAAQSAGADAVSLINTINSITGINLDTMTGYPDVGGQFTSGGYCGSAVKPIALNMVGQISRNPDTSDLPVSAIGGIGNWKDAAEFIALGAGNVQVCTAAMLYGFKIVEDMIDGLSRWMDSKGYQNLNAFRGAAVPQLTDWKYLDLNYKTLAHIDPSSCIECGRCYAACEDTSHQAIAMIPESQTSRRFEVIDEKCVGCNLCQIVCPVEDCITMVKQDTGKPYLNWTQHPRNPMAYME